The Apium graveolens cultivar Ventura chromosome 6, ASM990537v1, whole genome shotgun sequence genome contains a region encoding:
- the LOC141664649 gene encoding uncharacterized protein LOC141664649 — MLCLLISGPTEPGNDIDVFLQPLIEDLQELWRGKQVYDAYRQESFVLRGILLWTISDYPALGNLSGHVVKGYNACIVCVDKTEATRLVHYRKTVVMRHRRWLPRHHPYRKQKAAFDNSVETGAGPIPLTGEQVFERVQHLRDHVFGKTQRQHKRKKGDARPVWKKLSIFFQLEYWKFLPVRHVLDVMHIEKNICEALLGTLLNIPGKTKDRESVRLDMAEMGIRMELRPKTPGKKEKVPLAAWNLSNAEKKVVCSSFLQMKLPDGFCSNIKNLVNMEKLRLVGMKSHDCHTILHHLLPIAIRSVLHKKVRCTIIRFCLFFKAICSKVIDVDKLENMQSQLVETLCQLEKHFPPSFFDVMIHLSIHLVREVKLCGPIFLRWMYPFERYMKAFKVYVRNAAHPEGCIAEAYVAEEAVERLVNFEEATIGLPKNDRHEQNAISKPLSGATMIKPSKEELNLAHLCVLQNSNHMRQYFE; from the coding sequence ATGCTTTGCTTGTTAATATCAGGACCGACCGAGCCTGGAAATGATATAGATGTGTTCCTTCAACCACTTATTGAAGATCTGCAGGAGTTGTGGCGCGGGAAACAAGTGTACGACGCATATAGACAAGAGTCTTTCGTACTTAGGGGCATATTATTATGGACAATAAGTGACTATCCGGCCTTGGGGAACTTGTCGGGACATGTAGTTAAAGGATATAATGCTTGTATTGTTTGTGTTGATAAAACAGAGGCTACTAGGCTGGTTCACTATCGGAAGACGGTAGTTATGAGGCATAGGAGGTGGTTGCCTCGTCATCATCCGTATAGAAAGCAAAAGGCAGCTTTTGATAATAGCGTTGAGACAGGTGCTGGTCCTATTCCATTAACTGGTGAGCAGGTTTTTGAAAGAGTACAACATCTAAGGGACCATGTCTTTGGTAAGACACAACGCCAACATAAACGGAAGAAAGGTGATGCTAGACCAGTTTGGAAGAAGTTATCTATCTTCTTTCAACTTGAGTATTGGAAATTTTTGCCAGTTAGGCATGTTCTCGATGTGATGCACatcgagaaaaatatatgtgaggctttacttggaACTTTGCTAAATATTCCCGGAAAGACAAAAGATAGGGAGTCAGTCCGTCTCGATATGGCAGAAATGGGAATAAGAATGGAGCTAAGGCCAAAAACTCCCGGAAAGAAAGAGAAGGTACCTTTGGCTGCATGGAACTTATCAAATGCTGAAAAGAAGGTAGTTTGCTCATCATTTCTTCAAATGAAGTTACCGGATGGATTTTGTTCAAATATCAAGAATCTTGTAAATATGGAAAAACTTCGGCTTGTTGGAATGAAATCTCATGATTGCCACacaatattgcatcatttgcttcCAATTGCGATTCGGTCGGTACTGCACAAAAAAGTCAGGTGCACAATAATAAGGTTTTGCCTTTTCTTCAAGGCAATTTGCAGCAAAGTCATCGATGTAGATAAATTGGAAAATATGCAATCTCAGTTGGTGGAAACATTATGCCAGCTGGAAAAACACTTTCCCCCTTCGTTCTTCGATGTCATGATCCATCTCTCAATTCATCTTGTGAGAGAGGTTAAGCTTTGCGGGCCAATCTTTCTACGTTGGATGTATCCTTTTGAGAGATATATGAAGGCGTTTAAAGTATATGTTCGAAATGCTGCTCATCCCGAAGGTTGTATTGCCGAGGCATATGTTGCCGAAGAGGCCGTTGAACGTTTGGTCAATTTTGAAGAAGCTACCATAGGTTTGCCAAAAAATGATAGGCATGAGCAAAATGCAATAAGCAAACCTTTATCTGGTGCGACAATGATCAAGCCAAGCAAAGAGGAATTGAATCTAGCACACTTATGTGTTCTGCAAAATAGCAATCACATGAGGCAATATTTTGAGTAA
- the LOC141664650 gene encoding uncharacterized protein LOC141664650: MDRSWLKADRRTREFENGVDDLLMFAFENGYNEDKISCPCLKCAHSKSWKARIVKNHLFQNGIDETYTRWIWHGEPNIVESPVLDESDNSVSSNYQFCTRMGEADDDDVLSSDSSDFINHVKGEHEPLYPGCENYTKMKALVKLFNLKVKHGMSDSCFSDVLLLIGSLLPEGNNVPSSFNEAKKTLCALGMGYDKIHACPNNCLLYRGPQDEDETTCRICKASGWKLNKKGEEQERVPAKVLWYFPLIPRIRNLFNTPAIAKDMTWHETERQQDGEMRHPADSQTWKDVDQK; encoded by the coding sequence atgGATAGGTCATGGTTAAAAGCTGATAGAAGAACAAGAGAGTTTGAGAATGGAGTGGACGATTTACTTATGTTTGCCTTTGAGAATGGATATAACGAAGACAAAATAAGTTGTCCATGCTTAAAGTGCGCACATAGCAAATCTTGGAAAGCTCGGATTGTTAAAAACCATCTGTTTCAAAATGGTATTGATGAAACGTATACTCGCTGGATATGGCACGGGGAGCCAAATATTGTAGAAAGTCCTGTATTGGATGAAAGTGACAACTCGGTATCTTCTAATTACCAATTCTGCACAAGAATGGGTGAAGCTGACGATGATGATGTTCTTTCTTCAGATTCTTCAGATTTCATCAACCATGTGAAAGGTGAGCATGAACCTCTTTATCCTGGTTGTGAGAATTACACTAAGATGAAAGCTTTGGTTAAGTTATTCAACTTGAAAGTGAAGCATGGTATGTCTGATTCATGTTTTTCTGATGTTCTATTATTGATTGGGTCTTTGCTACCAGAAGGCAACAATGTCCCTTCTTCTTTCAATGAAGCGAAGAAAACCTTATGTGCATTAGGAATGGGTTATGATAAGATACACGCATGCCCGAATAATTGTCTACTATATCGTGGGCCACAAGATGAAGATGAGACTACTTGTCGCATATGTAAGGCCTCTGGATGGAAACTGAATAAGAAAGGAGAAGAACAAGAAAGAGTCCCTGCTAAGGTCTTATGGTATTTCCCCTTGATACCAAGAATAAGAAATTTGTTCAATACACCAGCGATTGCGAAGGACATGACTTGGCATGAGACCGAACGACAACAAGATGGTGAAATGAGGCATCCAGCAGACTCGCAAACATGGAAGGATGTCGATCAAAAGTAG